The Nyctibius grandis isolate bNycGra1 chromosome 23, bNycGra1.pri, whole genome shotgun sequence genome contains a region encoding:
- the VTCN1 gene encoding V-set domain-containing T-cell activation inhibitor 1 isoform X3, giving the protein MTTVIIILAAVIALIIGFGVSGKRSISVTALTSLGNIGQRSVLGCTFEPDIWMGSTVIRWAKAGVAGLVHEFKGGKDHLHEQDASFQGRTAVFADQVMGGNASLELRDVQLSDAGTYQCSVTTARGSGAAVLRYRTGAFSTPKVHVENSSSGEALQCEAPRWFPRPTVRWTAYSDTGEYLPHVANTSYELNAENITLKVVSFLHNITANATYTCVIENNIAKATGNIKVTDFSITRGTNLQLVNLNTESVSSSLPACHWMLLLPLYLLSI; this is encoded by the exons aTGACTACAGTCATTATCATCCTGGCTGCGGTGATAGCCCTGATCATCGGGTTTGGTGTCTCGG gaAAACGCTCCATCAGTGTGACAGCGCTGACGTCTCTGGGGAACATCGGCCAGCGCAGCGTCCTGGGCTGTACTTTTGAGCCCGACATCTGGATGGGCAGCACAGTGATCCGTTGGGCGAAGGCGGGAGTCGCTGGGCTAGTTCATGAGTTTAAAGGTGGGAAGGACCACCTGCACGAGCAAGATGCGTCATTTCAGGGCCGCACGGCAGTGTTTGCGGACCAGGTGATGGGTGGCAACGCTTCCCTGGAGCTGAGGGACGTGCAGCTCTCCGACGCCGGCACCTACCAGTGCTCCGTCACCACGGCCAGAGGGAGCGGCGCGGCGGTGCTGCGGTACAGGACGGGAG CCTTCAGCACCCCCAAGGTCCACgtggagaacagcagcagcgggGAGGCGTTGCAGTGTGAAGCACCACGCTGGTTCCCTCGACCCACCGTGCGCTGGACAGCCTACAGCGACACCGGCGAGTACCTGCCTCATGTGGCCAACACCAGCTACGAGCTGAACGCTGAAAACATCACTCTGAAAGTGGtttcctttctgcacaacattaCTGCTAATGCCACCTACACCTGTGTGATTGAAAACAACATTGCCAAGGCTACAGGCAACATCAAAGTGACAG ATTTCAGCATTACAAGGGGGACCAACTTGCAGCTGGTGAACCTGAACACAGAGTCGgtgtcctcctccctcccagcctgtCACTGGATGCTTCTGCTTCCCCTGTATCTGCTGTCGATATAA
- the VTCN1 gene encoding V-set domain-containing T-cell activation inhibitor 1 isoform X2 encodes MDFCMTTVIIILAAVIALIIGFGVSGKRSISVTALTSLGNIGQRSVLGCTFEPDIWMGSTVIRWAKAGVAGLVHEFKGGKDHLHEQDASFQGRTAVFADQVMGGNASLELRDVQLSDAGTYQCSVTTARGSGAAVLRYRTGAFSTPKVHVENSSSGEALQCEAPRWFPRPTVRWTAYSDTGEYLPHVANTSYELNAENITLKVVSFLHNITANATYTCVIENNIAKATGNIKVTDFSITRGTNLQLVNLNTESVSSSLPACHWMLLLPLYLLSI; translated from the exons ATGGATTTCTG caTGACTACAGTCATTATCATCCTGGCTGCGGTGATAGCCCTGATCATCGGGTTTGGTGTCTCGG gaAAACGCTCCATCAGTGTGACAGCGCTGACGTCTCTGGGGAACATCGGCCAGCGCAGCGTCCTGGGCTGTACTTTTGAGCCCGACATCTGGATGGGCAGCACAGTGATCCGTTGGGCGAAGGCGGGAGTCGCTGGGCTAGTTCATGAGTTTAAAGGTGGGAAGGACCACCTGCACGAGCAAGATGCGTCATTTCAGGGCCGCACGGCAGTGTTTGCGGACCAGGTGATGGGTGGCAACGCTTCCCTGGAGCTGAGGGACGTGCAGCTCTCCGACGCCGGCACCTACCAGTGCTCCGTCACCACGGCCAGAGGGAGCGGCGCGGCGGTGCTGCGGTACAGGACGGGAG CCTTCAGCACCCCCAAGGTCCACgtggagaacagcagcagcgggGAGGCGTTGCAGTGTGAAGCACCACGCTGGTTCCCTCGACCCACCGTGCGCTGGACAGCCTACAGCGACACCGGCGAGTACCTGCCTCATGTGGCCAACACCAGCTACGAGCTGAACGCTGAAAACATCACTCTGAAAGTGGtttcctttctgcacaacattaCTGCTAATGCCACCTACACCTGTGTGATTGAAAACAACATTGCCAAGGCTACAGGCAACATCAAAGTGACAG ATTTCAGCATTACAAGGGGGACCAACTTGCAGCTGGTGAACCTGAACACAGAGTCGgtgtcctcctccctcccagcctgtCACTGGATGCTTCTGCTTCCCCTGTATCTGCTGTCGATATAA
- the TRIM45 gene encoding E3 ubiquitin-protein ligase TRIM45, translated as MSAGPRCPVCAEPRVSPRLLPCLHSLCAPCLRRLGTLGEAGRAAGRSVLCPVCDAEVELPPGGVGQLTPDCLSLSGGGAAAGCDLCADGAAAMRCLTCGADLCLFCCQAHRRQKKTASHAVMELENTKDCSQAGKPLFCPSHPTEELRLFCEQCDRPVCRDCVVDRHRQHPYDFTGNVIHKHGDALRELLKSTQQHVGTLEDVLSQTEDMGSAIHRRAEAVATEIRLFASGYVKAIEEHRDRLLKQLEDLKVQKENLLHLQKAQLQQLLLDMRTGVEFTERLLTSGSDLDILVTKGVVASRLAKLNSVAYNTYPSVDDRIQFSPQERAGQRCGYEVFGAIINKVVDPARCALHGEDLHSARQNQLTGFTLLCNDIMGERMGRGGEAVRVTITHKDKRDCAVKPTVCDNGDGTYHISYSPEEPGLYAVCVCVKGQHVQGSPFTLTVKNKFRQHHGVFHCCTFCSSGGQKAARCACGGTMPGGYQGCGHGHKGHPGCPHWSCCGQVKESSECLGGPPSDTSQRSLLRTVAL; from the exons ATGTCGGCCGGGCCGCGCTGCCCGGTGTGCGCCGAGCCCCGCGTCTCCCCGCGGCTGTTGCCCTGCCTGCACTCGCTGTGCGCTCCCTGCCTGCGGCGGCTCGGGACGCTGGGGGaagcgggccgggccgccggCCGCAGCGTCCTCTGCCCGGTGTGCGACGCCGAGGTGGAGCTGCCGCCCGGCGGCGTCGGCCAGCTCACCCCGGACTGCCTGTCGctgagcggcggcggggcggcggcggggtgcGACCTCTGCGCCGACGGCGCGGCCGCCATGCGGTGCCTGACCTGCGGGGCCGACCTCTGCCTCTTCTGCTGCCAGGCCCACAG GAGACAGAAGAAGACGGCCTCTCATGCCGTGATGGAGCTGGAGAACACCAAGGATTGCAGCCAGGCCGGGAAGCCTCTCTTCTGTCCATCCCACCCCACGGAGGAGCTAAGGCTGTTCTGTGAGCAGTGTGACCGGCCTGTGTGCCGGGATTGCGTTGTAGACAGGCACCGTCAGCACCCCTATGACTTCACCGGCAACGTCATCCACAAGCATGGGGACGCCCTGCGGGAGCTGCTGAAAAGCACCCAGCAGCACGTGGGTACACTAGAGGATGTGCTGAGCCAGACTGAGGACATGGGCAGTGCCATCCACCGTCGCGCAGAGGCTGTGGCCACAGAGATCCGTCTGTTTGCCAGTGGGTATGTGAAAGCGATTGAAGAGCACCGCGACCGGCTGCTGAAGCAGCTGGAGGACTTGAAGGTGCAGAAGGAAAACCTGCTGCACTTGCAGAaggcccagctgcagcagctgctgctggacatGAGGACAGGCGTGGAGTTCACGGAGCGCTTGCTGACAAGTGGCTCGGACCTGGACATCCTTGTCACCAAAGGGGTGGTGGCGAGCCGGCTGGCAAAGCTGAACAGCGTTGCTTACAACACCTACCCCAGTGTGGATGACAGGATCCAGTTCTCTCcccaggagagggcagggcaGCGTTGCGGCTATGAAGTTTTTGGGGCCATTATCAATAAAGTGGTTGATCCAGCCAGATGTGCCCTGCACGGGGAAG ATCTCCACAGTGCCCGTCAGAACCAGCTGACTGGCTTTACCCTGCTCTGTAACGACATCATGGGGGAGCGGATGGGGCGAGGAGGAGAGGCCGTGCGGGTCACCATCACCCACAAGGACAAGAGGGACTG TGCAGTCAAGCCAACAGTGTGTGATAACGGTGATGGGACCTACCATATTTCCTACAGCCCGGAGGAGCCAGGCTTGTATGCTGTCTGCGTCTGTGTGAAAGGGCAGCATGTACAG GGCTCTCCATTCACTCTGACGGTGAAAAACAAGTTCCGCCAGCACCACGGCGTGTTTCACTGCTGCACGTTCTGCTCAAGCGGAGGGCAGAAAGCCGCTCGCTGTGCGTGTGGGGGAACCATGCCAG GTGGGTACCAAGGCTGTGGCCATGGACACAAAGGTCACCCTGGCTGCCCCCACTGGTCTTGCTGTGGACAAGTGAAGGAGAGCTCGGAGTGTTTGGGAGGGCCACCCAGCGACACCTCGCAGAGGAGTTTGCTCAGGACAGTGGCGCTCTGA
- the VTCN1 gene encoding V-set domain-containing T-cell activation inhibitor 1 isoform X1, producing the protein MAPQGQVIFWSMTTVIIILAAVIALIIGFGVSGKRSISVTALTSLGNIGQRSVLGCTFEPDIWMGSTVIRWAKAGVAGLVHEFKGGKDHLHEQDASFQGRTAVFADQVMGGNASLELRDVQLSDAGTYQCSVTTARGSGAAVLRYRTGAFSTPKVHVENSSSGEALQCEAPRWFPRPTVRWTAYSDTGEYLPHVANTSYELNAENITLKVVSFLHNITANATYTCVIENNIAKATGNIKVTDFSITRGTNLQLVNLNTESVSSSLPACHWMLLLPLYLLSI; encoded by the exons ATGGCACCCCAAGGCCAGGTCATTTTCTGGAG caTGACTACAGTCATTATCATCCTGGCTGCGGTGATAGCCCTGATCATCGGGTTTGGTGTCTCGG gaAAACGCTCCATCAGTGTGACAGCGCTGACGTCTCTGGGGAACATCGGCCAGCGCAGCGTCCTGGGCTGTACTTTTGAGCCCGACATCTGGATGGGCAGCACAGTGATCCGTTGGGCGAAGGCGGGAGTCGCTGGGCTAGTTCATGAGTTTAAAGGTGGGAAGGACCACCTGCACGAGCAAGATGCGTCATTTCAGGGCCGCACGGCAGTGTTTGCGGACCAGGTGATGGGTGGCAACGCTTCCCTGGAGCTGAGGGACGTGCAGCTCTCCGACGCCGGCACCTACCAGTGCTCCGTCACCACGGCCAGAGGGAGCGGCGCGGCGGTGCTGCGGTACAGGACGGGAG CCTTCAGCACCCCCAAGGTCCACgtggagaacagcagcagcgggGAGGCGTTGCAGTGTGAAGCACCACGCTGGTTCCCTCGACCCACCGTGCGCTGGACAGCCTACAGCGACACCGGCGAGTACCTGCCTCATGTGGCCAACACCAGCTACGAGCTGAACGCTGAAAACATCACTCTGAAAGTGGtttcctttctgcacaacattaCTGCTAATGCCACCTACACCTGTGTGATTGAAAACAACATTGCCAAGGCTACAGGCAACATCAAAGTGACAG ATTTCAGCATTACAAGGGGGACCAACTTGCAGCTGGTGAACCTGAACACAGAGTCGgtgtcctcctccctcccagcctgtCACTGGATGCTTCTGCTTCCCCTGTATCTGCTGTCGATATAA